cttgagaggaggtctagggttctgaactgtcctgggtgcccagtggaagggttattgtgcctgctttctaagatggctttcctgatttctggctcattgGGGACATAGATCCGATCATGATAGTACAGTAGGCCATTATCAATCTTCCATCCTTTAACAGGTatatcctcttccaaggatttaaggattttgtgtacagctttatcatcatgcagagcGTCCCTTATTAAGTCATtaaggtcactatctgtttgaatagctgcaataaaaagctctgggcttatgagcacagggGTTTCACCCCCCCCTTTGACCgcagacttgtggtcttcacggcgagagagaatatctgcttttctattctgtgcgcccggcctatacacaatcctatagttgtaatctgccaaaaatcccatccaccttaactgcctttggttcagatccctttttgtctggaaatactccagatttttatggtctgttagtattttgacagggattactgttccttccagcaggtgacgccattcctttaaagcccttactaccgctagtaactctttatcaaagatatcgtagtttctttcagcaggtgctagggattttgataggaatgcaactgggtgtaatttatcatcactgcccttttgattaaggacagcgcccgttgcaaaatcagaggcatcacactcaaggaaaaactccttgtatggatcaGGTTGGATTAAAacaggggattcaattagagcctgtttgagagctttaaaagacacttcttggcgttcaccccactcccaaggtatattcttttggagtaattggtataagggttgtgccaattttgagaagttgtgtatgaagcgtctatagaaatttataaagcccaaaaactcttgaacccctttgacagagcgcggtgttgcccaatcaaccgcttgagtgattttcttgggatctgcttttactccttcaccattggcaatgacaCCAAGGTAGTCTACTTCAGACgcatagaaattacacttTTCCAGGTTACAATagcatgcattgtcttgcagccttttcagtacctcttggagatgttttgtgtgtaattccctgctttctgagaatattaggatgttgtctagatatactactacatagacgtccaatatgtccctaaatatctcattcatgaagtgctgaaatgcagcaggagcattgcataacccaaagggcatgactaggtattcaaacaggccgtatttggttttaaatgcagtcttccattcatcaccttcctttatccggaccaagttgtatccagatttcaggtcaatggtggaaaagtattttgcaccccttagtttctcaatgagagactgtattaAAGGTAGGGGGTACGCATTTttgactgtatttgcatttagggatctgtaatccacaaccatacaccttttcccatttttcttgttgacaaagtgaactggggaaccatatttggatttggatggGCGAATCAATCCTTTAtccaattgttctttaagaagttttctaagttcctcatcatcagatgccttcaaggggtataccatagccttaacaggtttatcaggatcgattaaatcaatccctaaatcaaaaggacggtgcggcggcagttccgtcaccttcatgtcctcagaGAATACCTCTGcaaaattgcgcagttctactgggatactttcaagtggagaatccacagtacctccagtttccctagggatgccttcaagaggttcaattacctcaacacctcctaagtcttctggtatgccttcaaggtggttagaagtcccaccgacatttcccaggatagaattagaaAAAGAAAGACAAGAGTTgttacaatattgagaattaaaagtgatacgcttattaggccagtctatagtagggttgtgtaacttgagccaggacattccaaggactatgctatgtttacctatatcagctacgttacatttcagaacctctttatgactacctaattctaaagtaaatatacattctgaatctaccaaaccagaactaatgtctcttccatcaatcactttaaggCAACGTGGTACAGATTTTTTTGTAGTTGgtataccatattgtttgatcaagtccttgtgtataaagcaagatgatgcacctgaatcaatcatagcccatccaaagaagggcttcattttcttggtaaccttagggttgggaacttgttgaacgcaagatgcttgaaatatatatttaaaggagatatattatttacagaaaaaatttccaagctatctaacAGTCCATTGtttccctctgatacactgttcccattagtgttcagaggtccccattttccaactcatcctcagagatatgggcctcatggccagagtaggatttggaggggcattggttggcatagtgtcccctacctccacatgttgcgcatataattggttttttgcctttagatgaggcagagtctaagtccaTTGGTGAGGGACCAGAGTTgcgcaaggaggaggaggaggccTTGGGAGCAGTGGAAGAGGTGACAGTGGCAGGGTGGTTATCCTTTTTAAGAGATTTAAAGGTAACATCCATGGTGGTGCCGTCATTCCATTTGACAATTGGAACTGCTATTCCCTTGGCATTTTGGCCAACTTTTTGTAGAACCCCCTTcttagcctttccatccacaattgCATACACttgttccccaacagacagtttatccctgggcgctccctgggctgctgctgacgtagaagtgctggatttgcttccagattggtttgaagaggaagagggacCCTTGTGCTGGGCCGCAAACTGCTCTAGGCGTTGATCCactttaagggccttctctgcaagagttgcaagagttacagaggcatctgcatggtcataatcttgaaccatgagagtttccttaattttgtgggataagccatcatagaacataTCCCTGAGAGAGGGGTCGTTGtaaccaagaccttgagaataggtctggaagtccttgtaataatcttggactcccttggtttgtttgaggGTGCGCAACTTGGCGCGGAAGTTCTCtgtcctattttggacattccagcgtgcattgaattgcagccagaaggcatccagattgtggagccaagaaacAGGGTTCCCTTTAACAACGTCCTCTTCCAggtagggctcaagccactcatgggccttgccatccaggcaggagATAATGAAGGCGATTTGCTCATCCACCgttgagccaggatatgagatcctgagataatgagaAACAGCAACTCTGAAAGAGATTGCCTTATTTTTGTCTGACccatcaaatttgtctggcgTCGCAAGTTTAGGAGCCTTGGTAGCCGAGGCAAGggaggaaccagaagcagcagcggtgccaattttggcaatatcagcccctagtttaacaatgagggcgtcaaggttgGTGATGCTACTATCATGGTTGTTGAGGGTAGCCTGAGTGGTGCCGATGTCTGTATGGTGGGCAGCCGCTTGTCCTATGACCAAGGATAGATTTTGGttcatagccaggaggaggtttttgatctcctgggcccacgcaggtatctcctggatattggtggggacTGATAGCGCATTGGGGTCGGCATGCACATAGGTGGAGGGTTGGGTAGACATGGTGGAGAAGGATGGATATGATAGATACTAAGTAGCGTCCTTGCTAaataaggcaacttcactactagtttaggaataaggggaggctagatgattggccccactcagctcacagtttattctttatgctaatcactgtctcaatacctagcgttgaatgctccttacaactgatcaacaagccttggatgggcgtgatacagtagcaggttttgcacaagcgggtttttgactgtctgtgacGCAGAAGAAGTCGTGGCAGACTTTTGGGTGGACGTTCGCAATGCTAGccgtgtaacaataaccccctagtgcaacaatcaccagttttgactattatctggctatgctggatcactggttcttgatgggttgtgccagtactaacacCCTAGTTGTCCACaagggttggtgatgaagaactcgacctaatgtcagagccgacaactaccacagggtaaacctaacaagctattgcctaatataggacttatcagcaagtagggcctaacaatgctcaaggcaaagccaggaaagggtaggacaagacctatataaagtaaagtgcactaatgctgttaagacagcagggcaaggaacctttgacagggactggtatgctctcaggcaatactcttaagtgtatgtcttagggtaggtaggtgtggaaggggataagaggtcaagttctgaggcttaaggctctcagaaccctccttatatattcaacaagcaaggggaatagtatatacagtgacaaacacaataacaaagataaggtcacatgaccagagataagaaaacaagatcacatgactaaaggtcatgtgatgagattacataataagcgctcagcgcctaaatagcatagagctgcatatatccataaatcttcatgaaaatagcgcatatattcactatttcttcgacttagtggattctaaggtggtcacgcctctagggcatgacacacCTGGCGTGCCTTTGATTGAAGGTCctggcctgcatccagtattccaggttcctgtggtctgtgaagacctggattggCTTGTCTGTGGCTTCCAGGAATATTCGCCATTCTTCCAGTGCCTTAATTattgccaggagttccttattgtgggtgtcataattggcttctgcccctgagaatgacttggacatgtagGCGATAGGATGAAGGCGGTTATCTTCCCCTTGTTGGCTCagaatggctcccatggctacgcCTGATGCATCCGTTTCTAAGTAATAGGGGAGATCTGGGTTTGAGTGGATTAGGACCGGGGAGCGGGTGACTAGGGACTTCAATTCCTGAaaggcttcttcctcttgggtctcccaagaccatgggatttccttttttgtgagattGTGGAGGGGGCGAGCCACGGAactaaagttggggatgaatcgGCAAAGGTAGTTcacaaaccctaggaaggcctggacctgcttgactgttttaGGTTGGGGCCATGAAGTGacggcctcaatcttcttctggtccatggagaagcctgcaggggatatgacaatgccaaggtaatcgactgtggtgacgtggaagtgacacttagagagtttgcagaacaactggttcttcattagtcttgataggacttccctaaCGTGTTCTGGATGCttcttggggtcttctgaaaagatgaggatgtcatccaagtaaatcaccactgtgacgtcaatgaggtctctgaacaagtcattcatgaaatgctggaaggcggccggggcgttggtgagaccaaagggcatgaccagGTATTTGAATAGCCCATACTTGGTCctgaaggccgtcttccactcatctccttccttaatccTGACGTTATTATAACCCCAACAAAGATCTAGTTTGGTAaacatcttggcatgccttaatttggccataaggtcatcttGTCTGGGGAgcgggtagacgtttttatgcgtgacgtcattcaacttcctatAGTCGACTACCAGTCTGAGAGAGCCATCTgcttttttgacaaacataaccggggcgcctgcAGAGgaagtactagggcggatcttccctgTGGCTAActctttgtcaatgtgttgtttgagcgccttggactccgcatcagtcatgccatatatagGACCAGGGGAAAGTTTGGCATCCGGGATGAGGTCAATTGAGATGttgtactccctatgtggagggaggaccttaaactcCTCTTCGCCAAaaactttagcaaactcatggtactgaggggggaggtctgctaaaggatctgggtctgcttcttccttggaggcaATCCGTGCTTGTTTGGGGAAGGTGATTAGTCCCTGCTGCCAGTCAATAaggggagcttctgccgttaaccaagtcatgccaaggattgccggggtattgccaatggggcaaactaggaaaggaatggtgtgtgagtggccattggctgaaaccgcgagttgaacctggtgccatatgcaaccagtctgggaaattgtaccatctaacattctcacaactcgtggatttttgagctgggtttttggtattttatatttttccacaatcgagggggagatgaagtttgatgtggctcctgagtcaatgagAGTTTTCAGGGGTTCCGTCGGGAAGTTGTGCAGTTCAAGATTAATAAATAAAAGAGGCTTCTTATTCGAGTCTAGAGCCAAAGATACAAATTTGCAATCtgatacatgcacatctaatttaggggccaggggcttgacggtagtccttggccttagtcttttcccaacccttcctcttctgctaCCTTGGCCACCTCCTTGATCGTGGCTTTCCAACCATTGGGACATTGCTTGATcccatgccctttttggccgcacttgacacaaaggccagatgCACGGCAGCAATCTCGTTCTTCCGGGGTgacatagttggggtcctctgataggcggaccctggtggtagtggtggaggtggtcgtggtgaccggggacttggcgggcgccttctttgggcggttctcctcgttttTGCGGcaaatgttgtcaatttttatgGAAGCCGCAAAAATTGCTTCAAGTTCGTCAGGAAcgctatccttggttgatagcaactccttcaccttccagtggaggcctcgcgtgaactgcgcaatataggcttccttgttccagtctaattccgccatgagattgcggaactccgtgacgtactcggaggttgtggtggtttgggagagtgccgcaattttcctggcagcggccctcttggcatctgggtcaGCAAACGCCTCCTTGAACTTGCCcgttagggcctggatggtggtaggagggttcccttttcccttgatgattgccccaatgatggggagtgCCCAGTCTGCGGCCTTAtcggtcatgtggtagaggatccacacaaccatctgctcttcctcgTTGAATTGGTCCCggtggagggctacccagagcatcattctatccagccactgggtggctttgcggcccctggtgtctcccttgtatggTTCAGGAAGGTCCATTTTAGGCCGTTTTACGCTagaccctgcgtcaaagggggttaggGACCCTAGATGcctcctaggcgttccttgaggctcctttttggggcgcctTTGTTCTTCCTGGTCCTCTGAATCAAAGCCTGTGCCTCTAGAAGGccggaatggggccttgagtccaggcctaattgtgcctggagtgtaggtttcccctcctgagtgggtaggaggggtgacaggcccagtcgatgggccaggctgggcttgtggtgctccttgatctttatccccaaggaggtcagcggtttccttgcatatggctttaagctcaatgagctgttggccttgggatgtgatttgggcctgcaaggacccgacggtggcagtgagggctgtgatagcctcgaggagagcggcagtggttggctccggttccattcttgaCAGGTTTCTTggagtgggagatgagcTGCGAGAgggcggttgggagtgggttggaatggaacaacgtgaggagcggctggagggacgggagtatgggtgaggggcgccagagcgtgtggatggaatattggaaacggcgtggggggagtggtgcctatatcaggacttatgggcggtttttgtgtagtatgtgggcgctaaacctttgcgtcaagcacctagcgttggatagtccctacaacaaatcaacagatctggcaatcgtgatatgagcgggttttctacaagcgggtgtttcagctgactaaggtcgctaactactgtgttccggcaaaacacgtggtatgcgggggattaggatccgtctgccttatagcaatttggtactacgtgggggtgggggatttttgattattatatcccgcaaagtggccccaatcacgtgatttcccttgtgctagtacaggggaccttctccttgtcgatcaaagcctacagcaagtcgattttacaatgttgtacgccaactgtaaggttgggtacacgctagtgggcgggcgcttatggccgtactactacagacactgcttacgTAACtgactatctaggctatactaatactgcttagggcggtctactaattctatactactgcgagggggccttaggcctgggaggtgtgatgagtaaaggggtggtgagcgtctgggaactacttaggggccggctacttagctggctggctaccttctctaatgagtaagagacgaggtaaaatcaacttgggatctccaagcaattttcctgctgtatatagacaaaactgctaactacatgtggtctgtgcgtgtgtgaatagaagcctacatgtgaaaagggaagcgtgctgcggactgcgcagaagcgtggattattCCTAAGCgtccttggcacggcatctcggcgcggcatctcggcataataagtgccgagatcacgtgattgaaaaacaaagatatcaggtccgtaaaaaatactaaaaatatcagaaaaattgtaggaatctagtggtatatgttaggggattgtaacagaGCAGGTCAGGGCCAGATCCGGCCAGGCACGCCTGTACAAACCAGCTGTTGCCAGCCTTAGCTTTGGAATTTTTTTCCTAATGTTAGAATATAAGTAATGGCCAAGTAGATGTAAGAGTGGGATAGGATGAGTATTCAGGGCTTGAACAAGACCCTTTTATACTCTACAGTTATGACTTACGTGT
The window above is part of the Rhizoctonia solani chromosome 7, complete sequence genome. Proteins encoded here:
- a CDS encoding Transposon Tf2-1 polyprotein, producing the protein MSTQPSTYVHADPNALSVPTNIQEIPAWAQEIKNLLLAMNQNLSLVIGQAAAHHTDIGTTQATLNNHDSSITNLDALIVKLGADIAKIGTAAASGSSLASATKAPKLATPDKFDGSDKNKAISFRVAVSHYLRISYPGSTVDEQIAFIISCLDGKAHEWLEPYLEEDVVKGNPVSWLHNLDAFWLQFNARWNVQNRTENFRAKLRTLKQTKGVQDYYKDFQTYSQGLGYNDPSLRDMFYDGLSHKIKETLMVQDYDHADASVTLATLAEKALKVDQRLEQFAAQHKGPSSSSNQSGSKSSTSTSAAAQGAPRDKLSVGEQVYAIVDGKAKKGVLQKVGQNAKGIAVPIVKWNDGTTMDVTFKSLKKDNHPATVTSSTAPKASSSSLRNSGPSPMDLDSASSKGKKPIICATCGGRGHYANQCPSKSYSGHEAHISEDELENGDL
- a CDS encoding Retrotransposable element Tf2 protein; this encodes MEPEPTTAALLEAITALTATVGSLQAQITSQGQQLIELKAICKETADLLGDKDQGAPQAQPGPSTGPVTPPTHSGGETYTPGTIRPGLKAPFRPSRGTGFDSEDQEEQRRPKKEPQGTPRRHLGSLTPFDAGSSVKRPKMDLPEPYKGDTRGRKATQWLDRMMLWVALHRDQFNEEEQMVVWILYHMTDKAADWALPIIGAIIKGKGNPPTTIQALTGKFKEAFADPDAKRAAARKIAALSQTTTTSEYVTEFRNLMAELDWNKEAYIAQFTRGLHWKVKELLSTKDSVPDELEAIFAASIKIDNICRKNEENRPKKAPAKSPVTTTTSTTTTRVRLSEDPNYVTPEERDCCRASGLCVKCGQKGHGIKQCPNGWKATIKEVAKPLAPKLDVHVSDCKFVSLALDSNKKPLLFINLELHNFPTEPLKTLIDSGATSNFISPSIVEKYKIPKTQLKNPRVVRMLDGTISQTGCIWHQVQLAVSANGHSHTIPFLVCPIGNTPAILGMTWLTAEAPLIDWQQGLITFPKQARIASKEEADPDPLADLPPQYHEFAKVFGEEEFKVLPPHREYNISIDLIPDAKLSPGPIYGMTDAESKALKQHIDKELATGKIRPSTSSAGAPVMFVKKADGSLRLVVDYRKLNDVTHKNVYPLPRQDDLMAKLRHAKMFTKLDLCWGYNNVRIKEGDEWKTAFRTKYGLFKYLVMPFGLTNAPAAFQHFMNDLFRDLIDVTVVIYLDDILIFSEDPKKHPEHVREVLSRLMKNQLFCKLSKCHFHVTTVDYLGIVISPAGFSMDQKKIEAVTSWPQPKTVKQVQAFLGFVNYLCRFIPNFSSVARPLHNLTKKEIPWSWETQEEEAFQELKSLVTRSPVLIHSNPDLPYYLETDASGVAMGAILSQQGEDNRLHPIAYMSKSFSGAEANYDTHNKELLAIIKALEEWRIFLEATDKPIQVFTDHRNLEYWMQARTFNQRHARCVMP